From the Pseudomonadota bacterium genome, the window ATCTGAGTGCGTCCAAAGTGCCGTGGGAGCGGCGTCCTCGCGGAGCGAGACGCGGCGAAGCCCCGTGGCTTGCGGATACATCGCATTCGTCCGCAGGCGGCCCCCCGGCTTACTGCGCCTCAACAGCGCAGCAAGGTCGAAACTCCCACGGGGTTTGGGGTACGCCGTGGGAGTCGCGTCCTGGCAAAGCCAGACGCGGCGAATTGTCGGGGCCCCGTGGCTTGCGGATACACTACATTCGTCCGGCGTGCTGCGCCTGAACGGCACAGCACGGCCGGAACTCCCACAGGTATCTGAGTGCGTCCAAAGTGCCGTGGGAGCGGCGTCCTCGCGGAGCGAGACGCGGCGAAGCCCCGTGGCTCGCGCACACACCGCATTCGTCCGCAGGCGGCCCCCCGGCTTACTGCGCCTCAACAGCGCAGCAAGGTCGAAACTCCCACAAGACGTCCCGTCGCCCTATGACACTGTGGGAGCCGCGTCCTTGCGAGGCAAGACGCGGCGAAGGATCGGAAGCAGGTGGCGCACGTGTCACCGCATTGACCGGCGAGTGATGTGCAGGACTGACCCTACTGTGCGATACGAGGGCCGCTCAATGCAACTGGCGTGGCTCGGACGAGAGGGTGTCGATCAGATGCTGGGCAGTCTGGATGCTGGCACGGCGCCCGAGCAGCAGCGACCAGCGTGAACCGCCGGCCTGGCGCCACAGCACCGCTGCGCGCACGCCGGCCATGAGCAGCGCGCGCACGGTGTCGGCCTTGTCCTGGGCGGCGAGGTGCGCGGCGTGGCCGCGGATGATGATGCGCGGTTTGAGGGTACTGAGGGTGTCCTGGTAGAGCGTTGACAGGCGGTTGACGACGGTGTCGTCCAGCTCGCCGCCGCGCATCTCGCGGAACTCGGCCAGTTGTTCGATGCCACGCCGCAGCGCCGAGCGCGCCTCGGCGCGTTTCATCAGTTGGTACTGCAGCTGAATCAGCGATACCTGGTATTGCGCGGCGTGCACCCGCACGTCGCGGTTTGGCTTAAATTGATCGACGATACGCTGCAGCCCGGGCAACAGGTTGTCGCGGCTGCCGTAGACCGTGTCGAGCGAATCCGATTCGATCGAGAAGATGCTCTCGAGCATGACGGCGCGCTGTACGCGGTCGCAACTGCCCTCGGTCGCGATGTCGGCGACCAACTCGGCGCAGTTGACCACGGCCGCGAGCGCCAGAACCTGGTTTTCAAGCGTCTTTTTCACGAATCGCCACGGTCGGTGTGAAAATCGGCGATGACGCCGCCGCCAAGGCACTCGTCATCGAGGTAGAACACGGCAGATTGACCGGGTGTCGCGGCGCGCACGGGCACATCGAAGTGCAGTTCGCCGGTGTTGTCGCCGTGCACGGTGAGCGTGCACGGCAGGTTCGCCTGCCGATACCGGATTTTAGCTGTACATCGTAGGCTTGCCGACGTCGGTTGCACTCGGCACCAGCTGAGTTGCTCCACGCGCATGTGCTGGCGCATCAGGCGCGGGTGGTCAGCGCCCTGCACGACGAGCAAGCGGTTGGGCCCGAGCTGTTTCTCGGCCACGAACCAGGCGCCCCCGCTCGCGTCGGCGCGGCCGCCGACACCGATGCCCTTGCGTTGACCGAGCGTGTAATACATCAGGCCGGTGTGCCGGCCGATGACCTCGCCGGACTCGGTCACGATATCGCCAGGCTGGGCAGGCAGGTAGGTCGAGAGGAACGCGTTGAAGTGGCGCTCCCCGATGAAACAAATGCCCGTACTGTCCTTCTTGTTGTGCACGTGCAGCTTGGCCTCGCGTGCGATCTCGCGCACCGTGTCCTTCTGCAGCGAACCGAGCGGAAACAGCGCAGGCGCGAGTTGCGGCTCGGTCAGTGCGTGCAGGAAGTAAGTCTGGTCCTTGTTGCTGTCGACGCCGCGCAGCAGGGCCGGCGCGCCGTCCCGTGTCGCGTGTCGTGCGTAGTGGCCGGTGGCAATCGCGTCGGCGCCGCGCGCCAGGGCGTGGTCGAGGAAGGCCTTGAATTTGATTTCGCGGTTGCAGAGCACGTCGGGGTTCGGCGTGCGGCCGGCGCCGTACTCGGCGAGGAAGTGGCTGAACACCCGGTCCCAGTACTCGTCGGCGAAATTGAGCGCCTCGATCTCGACGCCGAGCTGCGCGCAGACGGCGGCCGCGTCACGGTAGTCCTGGCGTGCAGTGCACTCCGCGTCGTCGTCTTCCCAGTTCTGCATGAACACCGCGCGCACATCGAGGCCGGCTTCGACCAGCAGCAGTGCCGTGACCGCCGAATCCACACCGCCCGAGATGCCGACCACCACCGCGCTGCCCGGTGCCGGCAACGTCGGCCCGACCAGCGCGAGTGCCTGTTTAAGCGAGCTCACGCAAGAGCTCCAGCGGGTAGTGGTGGCCGGCCTCGGCGTCGCGGATGCAGGCCAGCACCAGCGGGCTGCGCAGCGCCGACGCGGCAATTTCGTCCCTGTCGAGCCAGCGGGTGTCGTCGATGTCGGGGTCACGCACGAGGGCGGGGTCCACGGCCCCGACGGTGCCGATGAAATTCACCCGCAGGAAGGTGGTGCCGCCCGCGGCGGTCCAGCGGTAGACGCCGGTGATGGCCGAGGGCGCGAACGCCCGCTGTGTTTCCTCGCGGACCTCGCGCACCACGGCCTCGAGCAGGCTCTCGCCGGCCTCGAGGTGGCCGGCGGGCTGGTTGATCACGCGCACCCCGTCGACCACCTCGTCGACAATGAGGTAGCGACCGGCGTCTTCGATCACCGCCGACACGGTCATGCGCGGCGTCCAGACGGGGTGGTGGGTCGCGGATTCAGCTGGCGTCGACAAAGGGAGAAACCTGTAGGTCGCCCCGGCGTGCCGGGTGAAGCGAGTGGTGCGGCGCGGGTTCCCGCTGGTCGGCGAGCCCCGCCTGCATGGTGTTCAGAAACTCGCGCGCCTGCGGTGTCAGGAACTTGCCGCGGCGCACGATCACCCCGTAGGTGCGGATCGGAAAGTAGGTTTCAAGGGGGTAGGTGAAGAGGTTGTCATCGCCCTGCAGGCAGATGCTGGTGACGATGCTGATGCCGAGGTTCTGCGCGACGTAACGTTTGATCACCTCCCAGCCACCGGCCTCCATCTGCACCTGGTAGGGCACCTTGTGCTGCTGGAACACCAACTCCACCACCCGCCAGGTGGCGAGGTGGCGCGGCGGCAGGATCAGGCCGTAGGGGCTGATGTCCGCGAGTGCGATGTCGCTGCGCTTGGCCAGCGGGTGCTCCGGTGCCGTGATGAGCGTGGGCGTGTAGTCGTGGATCGGGTGGTAGGTCAGGTCTTCCGGCACGTCCAGCATGGAGCCGACGGCAAAATCCACCTCGTCCGCGCGCAGCTTCGTCATGCCGTCGTGGCCGGTCACGTTGTGCAGCCGCACCGTGACGTGCGGGAAGCGCTCGCAAAACCGCTTGGTGATCTCGGGCAGGATGTAGAGCAGGGTGGACTCGCCCGCGGCAATGTCGAGGTAGCCCGAGTCGACATGGCCGACGCTCGCCCGAAAGGCCTCAGGCAGCTTGTCCATGCCGTCAACCAGCGGCTGTGCGAGCTGCAACAGCGCATCGCCGGCCGGTGTCAGCGAGATGCGCGGGCCCCGGCGTTCGAACAGCAGCGCATCGAGTTCCTTCTCGAGCGCCTGGATTTGCAGCGACACCGACGGTTGGCTGATGTCGAGCTTCTCGGCGGCCTTGGAAATACTGTTGCTCTGGGCTGCGTGGCAAAACGCGCGCAGCTGCCGAAGCCGGTTGGCGTTCTTTTTCATGCCTGTCGGGACAGTGGTTGGTGGGGGAGGATGTGAACCAGTCGAGTATATCGAAAATTAATACTCTGCATCACGGCCATAGTCTTGTTTCGGTGTTTCACCGCCATTACTATGCGCGCCTGAAATAGTTTCGTTTGCAATGAAAATTAATGCACTGCCATGGCACGGCCAGCAGCAAAGTGCGCCTTTTCTTGCAGCCCTTTTTGACACCCCCTCACTTCTGGACCCGAAAGATGACTCAGAGTCGCCAAGCTCAGATCGATGCCCTCGAGAAAGACTGGGCTG encodes:
- the hflD gene encoding high frequency lysogenization protein HflD; protein product: MKKTLENQVLALAAVVNCAELVADIATEGSCDRVQRAVMLESIFSIESDSLDTVYGSRDNLLPGLQRIVDQFKPNRDVRVHAAQYQVSLIQLQYQLMKRAEARSALRRGIEQLAEFREMRGGELDDTVVNRLSTLYQDTLSTLKPRIIIRGHAAHLAAQDKADTVRALLMAGVRAAVLWRQAGGSRWSLLLGRRASIQTAQHLIDTLSSEPRQLH
- the mnmA gene encoding tRNA 2-thiouridine(34) synthase MnmA, coding for MPAPGSAVVVGISGGVDSAVTALLLVEAGLDVRAVFMQNWEDDDAECTARQDYRDAAAVCAQLGVEIEALNFADEYWDRVFSHFLAEYGAGRTPNPDVLCNREIKFKAFLDHALARGADAIATGHYARHATRDGAPALLRGVDSNKDQTYFLHALTEPQLAPALFPLGSLQKDTVREIAREAKLHVHNKKDSTGICFIGERHFNAFLSTYLPAQPGDIVTESGEVIGRHTGLMYYTLGQRKGIGVGGRADASGGAWFVAEKQLGPNRLLVVQGADHPRLMRQHMRVEQLSWCRVQPTSASLRCTAKIRYRQANLPCTLTVHGDNTGELHFDVPVRAATPGQSAVFYLDDECLGGGVIADFHTDRGDS
- a CDS encoding NUDIX hydrolase, with product MSTPAESATHHPVWTPRMTVSAVIEDAGRYLIVDEVVDGVRVINQPAGHLEAGESLLEAVVREVREETQRAFAPSAITGVYRWTAAGGTTFLRVNFIGTVGAVDPALVRDPDIDDTRWLDRDEIAASALRSPLVLACIRDAEAGHHYPLELLRELA
- a CDS encoding LysR family transcriptional regulator; translated protein: MKKNANRLRQLRAFCHAAQSNSISKAAEKLDISQPSVSLQIQALEKELDALLFERRGPRISLTPAGDALLQLAQPLVDGMDKLPEAFRASVGHVDSGYLDIAAGESTLLYILPEITKRFCERFPHVTVRLHNVTGHDGMTKLRADEVDFAVGSMLDVPEDLTYHPIHDYTPTLITAPEHPLAKRSDIALADISPYGLILPPRHLATWRVVELVFQQHKVPYQVQMEAGGWEVIKRYVAQNLGISIVTSICLQGDDNLFTYPLETYFPIRTYGVIVRRGKFLTPQAREFLNTMQAGLADQREPAPHHSLHPARRGDLQVSPFVDAS